The genomic region AAAGATCAATTTATTGATGCTTATGGCGATGGTGTTTTATATCCTATTGGCAAATTCTACGCACCTGCGCAAACCATAGGAGGACAACGAAGTGTAGAAACCGATTACGTTTATATGAGAATTGCAGAAATGTACCTTCTAAATGCGGAAGCAGCTGCCAAAACAGGAGATGAAGCCACTGCGCTCGCAAGCCTAAAAGCTCTTTTAGACAAAAGAATGGATGATACCTCATACCTAAATACACTTTCTGGGAATGAGCTGTTAGATGAAATTTACTTGCAAACCCGAATAGAGCTTTGGGGCGAAGGTAAAAGCTATCTAGCCATGAAGCGAAACAAAGCAACCATTACAAGAGGACCAAACCATTTATCGTATGCTGGAGAATCTTTTAGTTACGACGATGATAGATTAACACTCGAAATTCCTCAAGTAGAAATCCAAAACAACCCCAATATAAATTAATTTGAATTATTTAGTTGTTTTAAAAAGGCCCCAATTGGGGTCTTTTTTTGATTGCATAAAACTTAAAAAATATAAAATTGATAAATTTTGTGTTTTAACGTTAAAAAAGTA from Galbibacter sp. BG1 harbors:
- a CDS encoding RagB/SusD family nutrient uptake outer membrane protein, with the translated sequence MGADEVTGGFNTVNISGWIWGTDITLDNNLDLVSWWGQVDLFTYSYAWAGDPKSIDDDLYSAIGENDIRKDQFIDAYGDGVLYPIGKFYAPAQTIGGQRSVETDYVYMRIAEMYLLNAEAAAKTGDEATALASLKALLDKRMDDTSYLNTLSGNELLDEIYLQTRIELWGEGKSYLAMKRNKATITRGPNHLSYAGESFSYDDDRLTLEIPQVEIQNNPNIN